A genomic region of Luteolibacter arcticus contains the following coding sequences:
- a CDS encoding DUF1800 domain-containing protein, translated as MLPAASDQWTIQEAAHLLRRAGFGGSPKDIESFHALGRYQAVESLLKPTEPVDAFSLPAWANREQAVADMKARQQQFQEVRRASREMSAEEAERFRREFNQKQQRTNRQHGIEAQGWWFRRMLKTEAPLREKMVLFWHDHFATSIQKVKQPVLLVMQNELFRHHATGSFKELTHAILMDPAMVLYLDTQTSKKGMPNENFAREVMELFTLGEGNYAEQDIKEAARAFSGYSLNRLNGTVVHNKRQWDGGEKTIFGKTGKFDGDGVIDLLFEQDAAARYLPRKLWEYFAAEDPPQEGVEALAKSFKDADFKVEPLLREIFRSKAFYSDKIVRNQIKSPIQFLVQMLKELELENPPQGYAVSAQQQLGQVLFMPPNVAGWDWGKAWINTNTLLTRYNVAGFITKGSQESSKLAANDNDGGGEMMDMDMEMEKEKDRKQMRVSNQRERAQQNWAGPDYEKIAPRSLREDPAKLVDSLVERFFQAPLGVKERGAFIEYAVSKKGAVFTNKEVGELCHLMMSTPHYQLD; from the coding sequence ATGTTACCCGCCGCATCCGACCAGTGGACGATCCAGGAAGCCGCGCACCTGCTTCGTCGCGCGGGTTTCGGTGGCTCACCGAAAGATATCGAGAGCTTCCACGCGCTCGGCCGATACCAGGCTGTCGAAAGCTTGCTCAAGCCGACCGAGCCCGTGGACGCTTTTTCTCTCCCCGCATGGGCGAACCGAGAGCAGGCGGTGGCCGACATGAAGGCGCGGCAGCAGCAATTCCAGGAGGTCCGCCGGGCCTCCCGCGAGATGTCTGCAGAGGAGGCGGAAAGGTTTCGCCGCGAATTCAACCAGAAGCAGCAGCGCACGAACCGGCAGCACGGCATCGAGGCGCAGGGCTGGTGGTTCCGCCGGATGCTGAAGACGGAGGCTCCGCTGAGGGAGAAGATGGTGCTGTTCTGGCACGACCATTTCGCCACCTCGATCCAGAAGGTGAAGCAGCCGGTGCTGCTGGTGATGCAGAATGAACTGTTCCGCCACCACGCCACGGGTTCGTTCAAGGAGCTGACCCACGCCATCCTGATGGATCCGGCGATGGTCCTCTACCTCGACACGCAGACCTCGAAGAAGGGGATGCCGAACGAGAACTTCGCCCGCGAGGTGATGGAACTCTTCACGCTCGGCGAGGGGAACTACGCCGAGCAGGACATCAAGGAAGCCGCGCGTGCTTTCAGCGGCTACAGTCTCAACCGCCTCAACGGCACCGTCGTCCACAACAAGCGCCAGTGGGACGGCGGCGAGAAGACGATCTTTGGCAAGACCGGCAAGTTCGACGGCGATGGCGTGATCGACCTGCTATTCGAGCAAGATGCCGCCGCGCGCTACTTGCCGCGGAAGCTGTGGGAATACTTTGCGGCCGAAGATCCGCCGCAGGAAGGCGTCGAGGCGCTGGCGAAATCGTTCAAGGACGCGGATTTCAAGGTCGAGCCGCTGTTGCGCGAGATCTTCCGCTCGAAGGCCTTCTACTCGGACAAGATCGTCCGCAACCAGATCAAGAGTCCGATCCAATTCCTGGTGCAGATGCTCAAGGAACTGGAACTCGAGAACCCGCCCCAAGGCTATGCGGTCAGTGCCCAGCAGCAGCTCGGGCAAGTGCTCTTCATGCCGCCGAATGTGGCCGGCTGGGACTGGGGCAAGGCTTGGATCAACACCAACACGCTGCTGACCCGCTACAATGTGGCCGGCTTCATCACCAAGGGCTCCCAGGAGTCCTCGAAGCTCGCGGCCAACGACAATGATGGCGGCGGCGAGATGATGGATATGGACATGGAGATGGAGAAAGAAAAGGACCGCAAGCAGATGCGGGTGTCCAACCAACGCGAACGCGCCCAGCAGAATTGGGCCGGTCCCGATTACGAAAAGATCGCCCCGCGGTCGCTGCGCGAGGATCCCGCGAAGCTCGTGGACTCGCTGGTGGAGCGCTTTTTCCAAGCCCCGCTCGGCGTCAAGGAGCGCGGCGCCTTCATCGAATACGCCGTGTCCAAGAAGGGCGCGGTCTTCACCAAC